The Planococcus donghaensis genome contains a region encoding:
- a CDS encoding CobW family GTP-binding protein, translating into MKDVYLFSGFLGSGKTTLLKTMISQMKDKGLKPAVFMNELGKMNMDSDSVEDGVPLKEILDGCICCTGSEKSEAQIQTLLAEEDFDVLLIETTGAAHPVEALDAIFSPLFAEKLNFKGIVTVADSKRWMDRNSLSPQIRSLFLEQIRHADLILANKMDLLTDSEQGTVVYEIQSLNSSAQIIQTVHAKVPFSALDKITASTAKDVVKAPVSKLNLNAKVLQFDAPVQREKFEEWLRTLPDSVYRIKGYVPLEGDKYPHAFQFAYGMAQWLPEYMKMQNQIVVIGEGLEGVELP; encoded by the coding sequence ATGAAAGACGTATATTTGTTTAGTGGATTTTTGGGGAGTGGGAAGACGACGCTTTTAAAAACCATGATCAGCCAAATGAAAGATAAAGGCTTAAAGCCGGCAGTTTTCATGAATGAGCTTGGCAAAATGAATATGGACTCTGATTCAGTTGAAGACGGAGTACCGCTAAAAGAAATTTTGGATGGGTGTATTTGCTGCACCGGTTCTGAAAAATCAGAAGCACAAATTCAAACGCTGTTAGCAGAAGAAGATTTTGATGTGCTGCTTATTGAAACAACCGGTGCTGCACATCCTGTAGAAGCATTAGATGCCATTTTTTCTCCGTTATTTGCAGAGAAATTAAACTTTAAAGGTATCGTAACCGTAGCAGATAGCAAAAGGTGGATGGATCGCAATAGCTTGTCTCCACAAATTCGGTCATTGTTTTTAGAGCAAATTCGCCACGCGGACTTAATATTAGCAAACAAAATGGATTTATTAACCGACAGTGAACAAGGAACAGTGGTTTACGAAATTCAGTCGTTAAACTCATCTGCTCAAATTATTCAGACGGTTCACGCGAAAGTACCATTTTCAGCATTGGATAAAATAACAGCATCTACCGCAAAAGACGTCGTAAAAGCGCCCGTTTCGAAACTAAATTTAAATGCGAAAGTGTTGCAGTTTGATGCGCCTGTTCAACGGGAAAAGTTTGAAGAGTGGCTACGAACCTTGCCGGATTCAGTTTATCGGATCAAAGGGTATGTGCCACTTGAAGGCGATAAATACCCACATGCCTTTCAATTTGCCTATGGAATGGCCCAATGGCTTCCGGAATATATGAAAATGCAAAACCAAATCGTAGTCATTGGTGAAGGGCTAGAAGGAGTCGAACTTCCATGA
- a CDS encoding S41 family peptidase, which yields MDDKRPEEQQESTPPVEESPSHTIKMKTFSFIMLVFLLIIATAGLTVFALTFGDEKAVEVNSPERREFEKLYTAYDQIQDQYYKDVDRNVLVNGAINGMVDSLEDPYSDYLDEEEASQFLEGISSSFQGIGAEVQERGGFITVVSPIKNSPAEKAGILPNDQIIAVDGESIQGFTTTEAVMLIRGEKGTEVTLTVKRGENADPIDITIVRDEIPIETVYAEMIGDNVAHIQVTSFSENTYQELLDAIEEMENEGMEALVMDVRGNPGGLLNVALDISDLFIEEGKPLFEVQAKGEEPEVYMSSSGAKVDVPVTLLIDGGSASASEILAGAMNESADIQLVGEKTFGKGTVQTANDLQDGSNLKFTTAKWLTPDGNWIHEKGIEPDVEVEFPAYASLPVLDTSIELKDGAISEQVKTAEQMLEALGYDVGEVDGVFEEQMAEAVKAFQEDKELETTGVLTGDSTFAVMDALRDKIKNDDPQLQEAKKLSMEKAGITTSEPEEVEETEE from the coding sequence ATGGATGACAAACGTCCGGAAGAACAGCAAGAATCTACTCCTCCGGTAGAAGAATCACCGTCGCACACTATTAAGATGAAAACATTCTCGTTTATTATGCTAGTGTTTCTTTTAATAATAGCAACGGCTGGGTTAACTGTTTTCGCTTTAACATTTGGTGACGAAAAAGCTGTGGAAGTCAATTCTCCAGAGCGACGTGAATTCGAAAAACTGTATACAGCATATGATCAAATACAAGACCAATATTATAAAGATGTTGATCGCAATGTATTAGTGAATGGTGCCATTAACGGCATGGTGGATTCGCTAGAAGACCCTTATTCAGATTACTTGGATGAAGAAGAAGCTTCACAATTTCTTGAAGGAATTTCGTCTAGTTTTCAAGGGATTGGTGCAGAAGTGCAAGAGCGCGGCGGATTTATAACGGTGGTTTCACCAATTAAAAATTCCCCAGCTGAAAAAGCAGGCATCTTGCCAAATGACCAAATTATTGCTGTTGACGGAGAAAGCATTCAAGGCTTCACGACTACAGAAGCGGTTATGTTGATTCGTGGTGAAAAAGGAACTGAAGTTACATTAACCGTTAAACGCGGTGAAAACGCAGATCCGATTGATATTACAATCGTACGTGATGAAATTCCAATTGAGACTGTTTATGCAGAAATGATTGGTGACAATGTAGCCCATATTCAAGTGACTAGTTTCTCTGAAAATACGTATCAAGAGTTGCTTGATGCTATTGAAGAAATGGAAAACGAAGGAATGGAAGCACTCGTCATGGACGTACGTGGAAATCCTGGCGGCTTGCTGAATGTGGCACTTGATATCTCCGACTTATTTATCGAAGAAGGAAAACCATTGTTTGAAGTTCAAGCAAAAGGTGAAGAACCTGAAGTTTATATGTCTTCATCAGGAGCTAAAGTTGATGTACCTGTTACGCTGTTAATCGACGGTGGCAGTGCTTCAGCTTCTGAGATTTTAGCTGGAGCGATGAACGAATCTGCGGATATCCAATTAGTTGGAGAAAAAACTTTCGGTAAAGGAACTGTCCAAACGGCTAATGACCTTCAAGATGGTTCTAATTTGAAGTTTACAACAGCTAAATGGTTAACACCGGATGGTAATTGGATCCATGAAAAAGGAATTGAACCAGATGTAGAAGTGGAATTTCCAGCTTATGCTTCTCTTCCGGTCTTGGATACTTCCATCGAATTAAAAGATGGCGCAATTTCTGAACAAGTCAAAACAGCAGAGCAAATGCTCGAAGCGCTTGGCTACGATGTTGGTGAAGTAGATGGCGTGTTTGAAGAGCAAATGGCAGAGGCAGTTAAAGCTTTCCAGGAAGACAAAGAACTAGAAACAACGGGTGTCTTAACTGGAGATAGTACATTTGCTGTCATGGATGCATTACGTGATAAAATCAAAAATGATGACCCGCAATTACAAGAAGCGAAAAAGCTTTCAATGGAAAAAGCAGGCATTACAACTTCTGAACCAGAAGAAGTTGAAGAAACTGAAGAGTGA